In the Sandaracinus amylolyticus genome, CCGCTGCACCGGCTATCGCCCGATCCGCGACGCCGCGCACGAGCTCGCGACGATCCGCCGCACCCGGCACGATGCCGACGATGCGCATCGCGCGCGTCTCGAATCGCCCGCGCCCGACGCGAAGCCGTTCTCGTACGCGTCGTCGACGCGGCGCTTCCATCGCCCCACGACGCTCGCCGAGGCGACCGCGCTGCTCGCGCGCGAGCCCGATCTCACGATCGTCGCGGGCGGCACCGACGTGGTCGTCGACATCAACCAGCGCCACGTGCGCCATGCCGGGATCGTGTCGCTCGATCGTGTCGCCGAGCTGCGCGGCGTGCGCGTCGGCGAGAGCGCGATCGAGATCGGCGCGGGCGAGCCGCTCGCGCGCCTCGAAGAGCGATTGCACGGCACCGTCGCGATGTTCGATCAGCTCCTGCCGCTCTTCTCGTCGCGGCTCATCCGCACCCGCGCGACGCTCGGCGGAAATCTCGTGACCGCTTCGCCGATCGGCGACTCGCCGCCGGTCCTGCTCGCGCTCGGCGCCGAGGTCGTGATCGCGGGGCCGAACGAGGATCGCGCGGTCGCGATCGACGAGTTCTTCGCGGGCTATCGCAAGACCGCGCTCGCGAAGGGCGAGCTGGTGCGCGCGGTGCGCATCCCGCGTCCGCTGCCGGGCATCCAGCGCTTCTACAAGGTCAGCAAGCGGCGCATGGACGACATCTCGACGGTCGCGGGCGCGTTCGCGATCGATCTCGACGCGCGTGGTGTCGTGACGAGCGCGCGTCTCGCGTACGGCGGAGTCGCGGCCACGCCGATCCGCGCGCGCCGTGCCGAGGCCGCGCTGATCGGGAAGCCGCTCGGAGCGGCGTCGATCGCGTCGGCGGTCGTCGCGGCGCGCGGTGAGCTCGCGCCGATCGACGATCATCGTGGCAGCGCGAAGTACCGGCGCGCGATGATCGGCGCGCTGCTCGAGAAGCTCGTCACCGACGAGGCGGAGACGGTCGCCGCGCGATGATCGTTCCGTTCGAGCCCGCGCACGCGCCGGGCGCGGTGGACGCCGTGTTCTACGAGCGGCGTCTCGGCTGATCACTGGTTCGCGAGCGCGGAGCCGAGCGCCGCGAAGATCGCCGCGCCCATCGTCATGATCAGCACGAAGCCGCAGCAGCAGAGCAGGATGCCGAGCACCCAGAGCACCGCCTTCACGAGGAAGTAGATGCGCAGCTTGCCGAGACCGTCCGCGAGCAGCTGCTGGTCTTGTCCGTCGCTCGTCGTGATCTTCTCGAACGCGCTCGCCGCCATGAAGAGCAGCACTGCGAGCAGCGCCTGAACGCCGAGCCCCATCACGCCGAAGCAGACGTTCCCGCCGATCGGCATCTGCCGGTAGAGCCCGACGCCGACCGAGCCGACCATGCTGAACAGCGATCCGAGGATCGCGAGGCCGCCCGCGATCTTCATGAAGAGCGCGGTCTGCTGGATGTTCTTCTCGTCCTCGGGAGAGAACGCGATGCGGCCGAGCGGCGAATCGCCACCGCCGCCGTATCCACCGCCACCGGGAGGCGGCGCTCCGAATCCACCACCGCCACCTTGCGGCGGTCCGAATCCACCACCCTGCGGCGGTCCGAATCCACCGCCACCCTGCGGCGGTCCGAATCCACCGCCGCCTCCACCCCACTGCTGCGGCGGGCTCACATCCCACCTCCCATCGCGCCCGGCATCATCGGCGTCGCGGGCCCGAACGCCTGCGTGAGGAACCCGCCGCACTGCATGCCCATCATCACGAAGAAGAGCACCGCCTCGAGCAGGAAGAAGAGCCGCAGTCGCGCGAACGCCGTCGCGAGCAGCGCCTGATCCTGGGTGTCGGTGGTGACGACCTGCTCGAGCGCGCGCCGCACCTGCACGAGCAGCGCGCCCTGGCCGATCATCCCCGCGCCGTAGAGCAGGATCGTCAGCGCGGTGATCGCGGCACCGACTGCCGCCATCGGATGGAACTGCGCCTGCGCGGGGACGCCGGCGAAGCTGAGGCAGCCGCCGAGCAGCCCGAGCGCTCCGAAGACGAAGTTGACGACGAGCAGGAACAGCATCGTGCCGACGAGCGTGCGAATCGCGCTCTCGTCGGCGGGCGTGAACGGGATCCTCGCGGCCGTCATCTCCCCCTCCGGTCTCGCGCGACGATACACCAGGGCGCACCGCCTTCGCGCTACCATCGCTCGATGAACGAGCCTCGCTCGACCCCGAAGCACACCGCGCCCCCCGGAGCGCGCGCGGTGGGCGCCTCGATCCCGCACGAGAGCGCGACTGCGCACGTCACCGGTGCCGCGCTCTACACCGACGATCTCGCGACGCGCATGCACGGCGTGCTGCACGCGTGGCCGGTGATGGCGCCGCACGCGCACGCATGGCTCGAGCGCCTCGACGTCGTGCCCGCGTACGACGTGAGCGGCGTGGTGAAGGTGCTCACGGCGGCCGATGTGCCGGGCGAGAACGACACCGGCGCGAACCGCCGCGACGAGCCGCTCTTCCCGCGTCCTGCGGTCGACGGCGATCCGCGTTCCGAGATCCTCTTCCACGGCATGCCCGTCGCGTGGGTGCTCGCGGAGAGCGAAGAGGCCGCGAAGCTCGGCGCGGCGCGGGTGATCGCGGAGTACACGCCGCGCCCCGCGATCCTCACGATCGAGCAGGCGATCGACGCGGGCGCGTTCCACACCGACGAAGAGCGCATCGTGCGCGGCGACGTCGACGCGGCGCTCGCGGCCTCGAAGATCGTGATCGACGGCGAGCTCTACGTGGGCGGTCAGGAGCAGTTCTATCTCGAGACCCAGGCATCGATCGCGTACGTCGACGAGTCGGGCGCGATGATGGTGCACTCGAGCACGCAGCATCCGACGGAGACGCAGGACGTCGTGGCGCGCGTGCTCGGCGTGCCGGCGAGCGACGTGGTCGTGCAGCAGCTGCGCATGGGCGGCGGCTTCGGCGGCAAGGAGACGCAGGCGAACCCGTTCGCGTCGGTCGCCGCGGTGGGCGCGGTGGTGACGAAGCGCCCGGTGCGGGTGCGCCTCGATCGCGCGCGCGACGTGATCCTCACGGGCAAGCGCCATCCGTTCCTCGGTCGTTATCGCGTGGGGTGCGACGCCGACGGGACGCTGCGCGCGCTGCGGCTCGCGCTGTGGAGCGACGGTGGTTGGTCGCTCGATCTGAGCTTCCCGGTGCTCGGCCGCGCGCTCTTCCACTCGGACAACGCGTACTACGTGCCCGCGATGGCGGTGACGGGGCGTGTCTGCAGGACGCACAAGTCGTCGAACACCGCGTTCCGTGGGTTCGGCGGGCCGCAGGGCATGGTGATGATCGAGGAGGTGCTCGATCGCGTGGCGCGCGCGGTGGGCCTCTCGCCCGACGTGGTGCGCGAGAAGAACCTCTATCGCGAAGGTCACGAGACGCACTACGGACAGCGCGTCGACGATGCGGACCGACTGGCACGCATCTGGAGCGAATTGAAGAGCGACGCCCAGTGGGACTCGCGACGTCGTGAGATCGATGCATTCAATGCATCGAGTCAGAGCGTCAAACGCGGACTGGCGATCACGCCGGTGAAGTTCGGAATCTCGTTCACCGCCAAGTGGTACAACCAGGCCGGCGCGCTGGTGCACGTCTACAAGGACGGAAGCGTCCAGATCAATCACGGCGGCACCGAGATGGGCCAGGGCCTGCACACGAAGATGCTGCAGGTCGCGGCGGACGCGCTGGGCCTGCCGCTCGCGTGCGTTCGCATCATGCCGACGCGCACCGACAAGGTGCCGAACACCAGCGCGACCGCGGCGTCGAGCGGCAGCGATCTCAATGGCGCCGCGGTGAAGAACGCGTGCGACGCGCTGCGCGCGCGGGTGTGCGAGGTCGCGGCGTCGATGCTCGGATGCGCGAGCGACGCAGTGACGATCGAGGGCGGTGTGGTGCGCGGCAATGGGCGTGAATTGCCGTGGGCCGAGGTGATCGACCGCGCCTATCACGAGCGCGTGCAGCTGAGCGCGACGGGCTTCTACAAGACGCCGGAGATCCACTGGGATCGCGACAAGGGCCGTGGTCGGCCGTTCTATTACTTCGCGTACGGCGCAGCGATCACCGAGGTCGAGGTCGACGCGTTCACCGGGATGTACGGAATTCGCAGGGTCGACATCCTGCACGACGTCGGTGACTCGCTCTCTCCGATGATCGACGTCGGGCAGGTCGAGGGCGGATTCGCGCAGGGCGCGGGCTGGCTCACCCAGGAAGAGCTGGTGTGGGACGACAAGGGCGCGCTGCGGACGCCGAACGCGAGCACGTACAAGCTGCCGAGCCTCGGAGAGTGCCCGCCGGTGTTCCGCACGAAGCTGCTCGAGCGCGCGCGCCAGGAGGGCGTGGTCGGCGGGAGCAAGGCCGTGGGCGAGCCACCGCTGATGCTCGCGATCAGTGCGCGCGAGGCGCTGCGCGACGCCGTCGCGGCGTGCGCGACGACGGGCCGTCGGGGCGCGGTGGCGCTCGCGTCGCCCGCGACCGCCGAGCAGGTGTTCTGGGCGATCCAGACGCTGCGCGAAGAGGGCCGGGTGACGATGCCCGAGCCGATCGTCGGCGTGCGCAGCTGAGTTCTCGGAAGGCCCCCCAGCCCCGCTTGCTCAGGCGAGCTGTCGTCGATGGATGTGATCGAAGCGATTCGGAAGCGGCCGGGGATGTACGTCGGCGATGTGCGCGACGGGTCGGGGCTCTTGCAGCTGCTGTGGGAGGCGGTCGCGAACGCGATCGACGAGCACCTCGCGGGGCATGCGTCGCGGGTGCGGGTGACGATCGAGGGCGACGGCTCGTTCGTGGTCGACGACGATGGACGCGGGATCGCGCCGGACATGCGCGCGCTGACCGACCTCCGTCGCTGAGCGCTGCGGCGGGGCGTCACTGCGATCGCGTGGCGGCGCGCCATCTTGCTTCGACGTGCCGCTCTCGATCCGGCGCGCGCTGCGCCTGGGCGTGCGCTTTGCTCGCGACGCGCTCATGGATCCGCACACCGCGCGACCCGAGTTCGAGCACGAATATCCGACGTCCGACGCCGCACGGAGCATCTACGACGATCAGGATCTCCAGCGCGCGGTGCAGGCCTATCGGTTCTTCTATCCGACGGTCTCGATGGAGGCGATCTTCCACGGCAGTCGTGAGGCCGGCGTGGAGGACGGCAAGGCGATCATGGTGCTCGCCGCGGGCCCGCGGCACGTCGGGTTCACCGTCAACTCCGACACTCCGTACGCCGCTTGTGTGCTCGATCTCCAGTCGATGGGTCCCACCGTCATCGATCTCCCGCCCGGGCCCTACGTCGGAATGGTCGACGATCACGATCACCGATGGATCGGCGACATCGGCATTCCCGGGCCCGATCGCGGCGAGGGTGGTCGATATCTCGTGCTCCCTCGCGACTACGCGGGAGAGATCCCGCGTGATCATCTCGTCGCGCGATCACCCACGCGCCGAGCGCTGCTCGCGCTGCGCGCGATCCCCGGTGAGAGCGGCACCGAGGGCGCGATGGAAGCGCTCCGCCGCGTGAAGATCCATCCGTATGCGCGGCCCGACGCACCGCTCGACGTGATCGACGTGTCGAATCGCGACATCGACACGTCCCCGCTGCGCTGGGAGGACAGCCTCGAGTACTGGCGCCGGCTGCACGCGGTGCTCGAGCAAGAGCCGCCGCGCGAAGAATTCCGACCGATGTACGGGCTCCTCGCCGCGCTCGGTATCGAGCGAGGGCGACCCTTCGCGCCCGATCGACGCATGAAGCGCATCCTCGAGGCCGCGACCGAGACCGGGCTCGATCAGATGCGCGTCGAGGGGTTCGCGGCGGGGCGGCCCGATCTCCTCGTGTGGCCCGATCGACGGTGGGAGTGGATCGGCCTGACCGCGAACCCCGACTTCGAGTCGCCGAGCCACCTCGATCTGCAGGCCCGCGATCGCTGGTTCGTGCAGGCGATCGGCGCCTCGCCCGCGATGTTCCGGCGCGAGCCGGGAGGTGGATCGATCTATTTCCTCGCCGCCCACGACGAGAGCGGCGCCTACCTCGACGGCGCCAACACCTACGAGCTGCGCGTTCCGCTGCCGGTCCCGGCGGGCCTCTTCTGGTCGGTCACCGCGTACGACTCGAAGACGCGATCGCAGGTCCGCACCGCGCAGGACGTCGCGGTGTTGAGCTCGCTGCAGCGCACGTTCGAGCCCGGCCCCGACGGGTGCGCGCACCTGTACTTCGGCCCCGCCGCGCCCGCCGGTGGCGAGCGCTCGTGGATCCAGACCACGCCGGGCACCGGGTTCTTCTTGTACATGCGCATCTACGGCCCCGAGCCCGCGAGCTTCGACGGCGCGTGGAAGCCGAGCGATCTGGCGCGCGTCGATCGCGGGCCCGCCCGCGCACGGACGATCTCGCCGGCGGCGCTGCGCTCGATCTCGACGCCCGACTCGATCGAGAGCGCGATCGGACATCTGCGCTTCCACGACGGGATCCCGAGGTCCGAGACGGCAGCACGCCTCTACGATCATCTCGACTTCGTGCATGCCCAGAATGCCTATCTGAATGGCCTCCAGGCAGTCTCCGCCTACGCCATCCGCCAGGGTCTCCACGACGTCGGGGTGCGCGACAACGACGTTCTCGTGTTCTCGCGACTGATGGACTCGCAATCGCTCTTCCTCACTGCGAATTGCGACACCGTGTATTTCTGGTCGACCCTCGATCTGAGCGCCGGGCCGCTCGTGCTCGAGATCCCGCCGAAGACGCTCGGCGTGATCGACGACATGTGGTTCCGCTGGGTCGCGGACGTCGGCACGTCGGGCCCCGATCGCGGCGAAGGTGGGCGATATCTGATCGTGCCCCAGCGCTACGCGGGGCCGCTCCCCGAGGGCGGCTTCTACGTGTTCCGCGCGCGGACCGATCACGCGCTCCTGCTCGGCCGCGCGTTCCTCGAGGACGACGATCCCGCGCCCGCAGCGGCGCGCATCCGCCGCGAGCTGAAGATCCACCCCTACGTCGCCGGCGGAGTCGGCAGCAGCATCGGCGCCTATCTGCGCGGCGAAGGCCCGCTCGGCGTGCTCGGCGCGGCCGCGCGCCCGCCGCGCTTCGTCGAGGGCACGGGGCTCGTGATGAACACGATCCCGCCCAACGACGAGTCGTTCTTCGAGATGCTCGATGCGGTCGTGCAGCTCGAGCCGGCGGAGGCGCTCGATCCCGAGATCGCGGGCCACGCGGCGGCGATCGGCATCATGAAGGGTCGTCCGTTCCGGCCCGACGCGCGGATGCAGCGCATCCTCAGCGACGCGATCGTCGTCGCGAACGCTGCAGCGCGCACCATCGCGATGCGCCCGCGCCTGGCCGAGGGATTCCGCTACTACGGAGAGCAGTCCGGGTGGTCGAACCCGCTCTTCGTGGGTGGATACGAGTTCCTCCGACCGCCGCCGCACATCACGAGCGAGGGAGTCGAGCAAGCACCGAGCGCCGGTGCTCGCGCGCTCGATGCGCGCACCCAGATGTTCTATCTCGCGACCGGCATCACGCCGGCGATGTGCATGCGGCTCGAGAACGCCGGCTCGCAATATCTCGGCTCGTTCTACGACGCCGACGGAGATCCCTTCGACGGAGCGAGCACCTACGAGCTCACGCTGCCGCGCGGGATCCCCGCCGCGCTCTTCTGGTCGCTCACGCTCTACGACAACCAGACGCGCTCGATGCTGCAGACGCCGCAGCGATTCCCGCGCGCCGGCAGCCAGGCCCATCCGTCGCCCGCCGCGGTCGCGAGCGAGGACGGATCGGTGACCGTGTTCTTCGCCCCCGAGCGACCGCAGGGCGTGCCCGAGGGCAATTGGATCCAGACCGTGCCGGGCAAGGGCTGGTTCGTGCTGCTCCGCCTCTACAGCCCCCTGCGCTCGTTCTTCGACAAGACCTGGCGTCCCGGCGAGATCCGCCACACGACTCCGCGCGTCAGCGCGTGACTCGACAGGTGAACTCGGCCGTGAGGCTCACGGCGGGCAAGTACACCCCGGAGTCGTCGTAGTCGGGCGAGTTGATCTGCGCGGGCAGCGACGAGCACTGCAGTCCGCCGACGATCCAGCCCTCGTCCTCGAGCGGCTCGACGATCAGCGTGCAGCGCGACGGTTGCGGGCGCCCGTGACCGACACCGACATGCTCGCGGTCGGCGGCTCTCCGCAGCCGCTCGCGAGCGCAACGACGATTGCCAGGGATGGTCCGATCGATCCGACTCTGCTCATCGAGATGGCTCCTCTGCACGACCCGTGAATCCGCGGGTCGACTCCGACTCGTTCATGCCGCGCGGATCAGACGCTCCGCACCACGCGCGTGAGCCACAACGACGTCTGCTCGTCGGGATCCCACGGCCCGAAGCACTCGACGTCGTAGGTGCCCTCGGCGAGCGCGAAGCGCAGCACGCCGCCGTGCTCTTCGAGGATCTTCGGCTGCAGCGCGGGGTCCTTCAGCGCCTTGCCGCTGAGCGAACCGTCGAAGAGCGCGTAGTCGCCGCCGGCCGCGCGGAACTTCCGGGGCAGCACGTGCCATCCGCTCACCGGCATCACCTCGAGGTGTCCGTCGAGCGAGCGATCACCCTCGCAGTAGATCGCGGTGACGAGCAGCACGCCGCCGAGCTCGAGCGGGACGACCGTCGTCAGCTCGGGATCGCGCAGCACGATCACCTGGTTGCCGGCGAACTCACCGATCGCCGCGAACTGCGGCATGCGCTCCGTCGCGACGTCGCCTCCTGGCCAGCGATCCACGTCCGATTCGCGCAACACCACGGGGGGGCGACCCTGGATCCAGTCGTACATCCGAGCTCGCGGCCATTGTCGCTCGAATCGCACTGCGCTGGAAGATCACTCCGCAAGCATACGTGTCGACGCGCACGCCGGATGATCGAACGGCTCGACGCGGTCGGTGTCGACGACGCAGCGGTACTGCGGGCACGCACCTTCGCACCACACGCGGCCGTCGAGCGTCTGCACCGCACCGCTGCCGTCGGCGCCGATCGAGACGATCGCGACCTCCTCGTCGATCGCGCGCGGCGCGACGAGCGGATCGCCCTCCGCGGTGCGCGAGACGTGCACGCCGCCGGTGCGGCGATGGCCGAACGACGCGCGCGGAGTCCCGGTGCCGGCCTCGCGACGCTCGCCGCTCGCGGGATCGATCCGCACCCAGCGCGGCCCGACGACGACCCCTGCGGCGCGCGTCGCGACCACGATGCCCTGCGCGTCCCATCCGAGCGCGTCGTGGGTCTCGGCGAGGCTGCGATCCCCGGGGTGATGCGCGAGCACCGCGAGCGTGCGCGCGTCGAGCACGTACACGCCTTCCCAGTCGTCGCTCCACGGCCCGACGATCACCGCGAGGCGCGTCCCGTCGGGCGAAGGAGTCGCGCGCGAGATCCGGCTGTACGCATCGGGCGGGGTGAAGTCGGCGATCACCGCGCCGCGCTCGGGGTCGACCAGCTGGATGCCGTTGTGCGGATCGGAGAGCAGCCAGTGATCGTCGCGCCACTCCGCGTACTGCCAGATCCCGCTGAACGTGCGGGCGCGTGATCGGGTCCAGCCGCGCGCGCTCGACACGAACGCGGTGCGGCGTCCGTTCACGTCGCGGATCGCCAGCAGCCGATCGCCCGGGGCGGCGAACACCTGCCAGCTCGGCGGGTACTCGCCGTTGGGCCCGGTCGGCAGCGCGATCGGAGGCAGCGGCGCGCCCGAGAGATCGAAGCGTGCGAGCGAGCCCTGCGCGTCGATCGCGCCGATCCATCCGTCGCCGATCACCGGCTCGACGGGGCGCGACTGGCCGTTGACGTCGCGATAGCGCTCGACCGGCGCGTCGGTCAGGCGCAGCGGCGCGCTGCGCGCGGCCCAGTCGAACAGGAAGAGCCCGTGCGCGCCGTGGAGCACGAGGCGTCCATCGGCGAGCGGGATCCACGGTGCGGGCAGCTCGGCCTGGACCTGCCGGATCGAATCGAGCTCGGTGGGCGGTGCGCACTCGATCCACTCGGCGTGGATCGCGCGCGCGAGGTGCGCGCGACGCGTCTCGTCCTCGGTGGCGTGAAGGCCGATGCGATCGATCTCGCCCGACGCGTCGATGCAGCTCGTCCAGAACGTCTCGCGTCGCGCCAGCGTCGCGCCGTCGCGCAGCGCGTCGAGCCACGCCGGTCCCGTCGCCGAGAACGCGAGCACGCGGTCGTAGCGCCGCGTGAGATCGCGCGACCAGAGCACGTACGCGTGGCCCTGCACCGAGAGATCCCAGGGCGGCACGTCGATCGCGCGCGGCTCGCCCGACTCGAGATCGAACACCCGCATGCCCTCGTGGGTCTGCATCACGCAGAGCTCGGAGGTCGCGGCCACGCGCACCGCGTAAGGCAGCTCGCGCGTCCACAGCCACTCGCGGGTGCGGAGATCGAACGCGCCGACGCGCGCGCGATCCAGGATCACGCACGCACGCCAGAAGCTCGGATCGAGCTCGATGTTCGAGACCGACCCGAAGCGCTCGACCGCCCAGCTGATCCCGGTGTCGGGATCGAACACCCGCACCGCGTCGTCGATCGCCGACACCTCGCGCCGCCCGACGCCCGCGACCTCGATGCGCGAGTAGACGAACTGGCTGGCGGGCGCGTGCCGCACCAGGCGTGGCTCGAAACGCGGGGCGATCGCGGCCGGGGCCGGGGGGCTCGGCGCGATCGGCGTCGCACGGGGCGCGGACGCGCCGCACCCGGCGAGGAACAGCGCGAGGATGATCGAGAAGCGCACGATGTCGCGAACGACGGGCATGGCCGCGTGTCGATTCAGGTCTCGTCGTCCGAGAGCGGCTCGTCGGACTCGAGGGCGCGCCGGATCGCGGCGTCCTCGAGGGCGCGCATGTGCGAGCCCGCGCGCTCTCCGTGCCGCAGCGCGACCAGCTCCCCCACGATGCTCACCGCGATCTCCTCGGGCGAGACCGCGCCGATGCGCAGTCCGACCGGGGCGTAGACGCGATCGAGCGGCGGCAGCGCGCCGCGTCGCGCGCGGATGCGCCGGAGGATGCGCACGACCTTGCGACGGCTGCCGATCACGCCGAGGTACGCGTGGGGCAGCGTCGAGTAGAGATCGAGCGCCTCTTCGTCGAGGCGATGATCGTGGGTCACGACGAGCAGCCAGTCGTGCGCGGTGGGCGCGACGCGATCGCGCGCCTCGCGCGGCTCGGCGAGCACGCGGAGGCACCCCGGGAAGCGCGCCTCGTCGTTCAGCTCGTCACGATCGTCGACGATCGTGACCGCGAATCCGACGGTGCGCGCGATCGCGGCGGTCGCCTTCGCGACGTGGCCCGCGCCGAAGATGACGAGGCGCGGTGCGCCTTCGATCGGCTCCACGAACACCTCCATGCGTCCGCCGCAGCACATGCCGAGATCGCGCCCGAGCTCGCGCGCGATCACCCGCGGCGTCCCGTCGCGCACGCACGCGCGCAGCGCCTCGACGACGACCTGCTCGATCGCGCCACCACCGACCGTCCCCACCAGCGTTCCGTCGGGACGCAGCAGGAGCCGCGCGCCCGGCTGCTGCGGGGTCGAGCCCGCGGCGCGCGTCACCGTCGCGAGCGCGCCACGACCTCCGCCGCGCAAGAGCGCGAGGAGCGCTTCGGTGACCTCGATCATCCGATCGAGAACGTTACTCGACTTCCTGCACGTACTTCGACACCAGCACCTTCACGCCGTGCTCGCCGCCGAAGTCGATCTCGAGCTTGTCGCTCTCGGGCAGGGCGCGGAGCACGACGCCGATGCCGAAGCGCGGGTGGTGCACGCGGCGCCCCGACGTCTCGCGCGTCTTGTCGGGCAGCACGAGGGTGCGCTCGAGGTAGGGCTGCCAGTCGCGCGGGCCGTCGTCCATCGCGAGGTCGAGATCGAGATCGACCGCGGTCACGTCGACGTCTCCGTCGTCGTCCTCGTCGCTCGAGCCCGCCGAGAGGATCTCGCCCATCACGCCGTCGACCACGCGCTCGAGCCACGATCCCAGGGAGCCGCCGTCCGACTCGGTGCGGTCCTCGGGATCGAAGAGCGTGACCCGCAGCGCGAAGCCGGGATCGGGACGGCGCGCGATGCACACGAGGTGCTTGCCGTGCACGCCGAGCACGATGCGCCCCTTGCCGAGGCCCATGTCCCAGGCGCGCTCGGAGCGCGAGCCCACCTGCGCGAGCGAGAACTGATCGAAGGTCTCGGCGCGCGCCGCGAAGAGCGCGAGCGCGTCGTCGGCGAGCCGCGCGCGGAGGAAGTCTTCGAGCGTGTCGACCGCCTCGAGCGAGAGGGTCGGGCGGGGATCGATCGGCTTGGCCTCGCGGCCCTCGAGCGTCGCGACCCGCGCTTCGAGCGCGAGCAGCCGCGCGAGCGCGGCGCGCACCTCGGGGGCCACCTCGAGCGGCCCCGGCTCTCTCACGTCGCGCAGGGCGCGCCGTTCACTCGAAGGAGAGGTGTCTCGTCGCACGGCCGCCACTGCCCCACCCGCGCCGAATCCGGACTTCGGCTTCACTGCTCGTCCTCGCTCCACGGCTCTCGCGTGCCCCCACGCTCGTGCCGATCAGTTCGGGCGATCTCCTGCGAACACCACGCGCTCACCGGGCTCGCCGACGAGCTCCGCGAGCTCCAGCGCCTCGCCCTTGAACTCGTAGGGCACGTAGCAGTTCACCGGCTCCTCGGCGGCGTGCTCCATCGCGACGTGGATCGCGGCGGTCATCGCCTGATCGTTCTCGTCCTCGAGCGTCACGTCCGCGACGACCGCGACGGCGCGATAGTCCTCGCGCGACTCGCGCAGCGTCTTGCGGAGGCTCTCGACGACCTGCTCGGGCTCGCGCTCGTCCTCGCCTTCTTCGTCGGGCGAGAGGTGCATGATCTCGCCATCCTTGCGGAGCGCGAGCGCGAACGGCTCGAACTCACCTTCTTGCTCGAGCATCTCGGCGGCCACTTCGACCGCGCCGTTCAGCAGGTCGTTGAGCTCTTCGCGCGCATCGCGGTCGGACATAGTCGGGGACCATAGCGCCCGACTTCGCGGGCGTCACGCGGGCGAGTGGGGCGAGGTGTCACGCAGATCAGCGACGCACCTCGACCGCGTCCCAGAGGTCGTCGGCGCGCAGCCCGAGCCACGGATCGCTCGCCGGAGTGAGGAAGAGCTCCGCGTAGACGCGCTCGTTCAGCACGGTGAGCCCGGGCGCGGCGCGAAGCAGACCGCGGGCTCGACGATGCAGCGTCACCTCGTTGCGCACGCCGTCGATCGCGGCGACCGAGGCCATGCGCGCCGCGAGCGCGTCGACGTCGTGACGACCGCTCTTGAGGCGGAGCAGCGCGAGGGTGCGGGGGTCGGGGCGCGCGGCGAGCACGTCGGCGGTCGCGGCGAGCTCCCAGCGGATCGGGGGAGGCGTGGACACGCGCGCGAGATCGCGCGCCATGAGCCGCATCATCGGGGTCTCGATCGCGGCCTTGCCGACCGTGATCGGCATCGCGAGCAGCGCGCTCGGCGCGGCCTCGCCGGCCACGCCGGGATCGGAGAGCTGGAACGCGGCGTAGAGCGGGAGCTCGGGCGCGGCGGTGCGGCGCTCCTCCCAGCTGTGCCCGAGCGCGGCGAGCTCGGCGTCGTGCCCTTCGCGCAGGCAGGTGTCGAACGCGTCGCGCGCGAGCGGCGCACAGCGGGTCGCGAGCTCGTGCGCGCGCTCGAGCACCGCGACGAATTGCGCGGGCGCGTAGAGCCCGGGGATCGCGTCGATCGGGCGGCCGTCGGCGTCGAGCACGTAGTGCACGCTGTTGCCGGTGACGGTGCGCT is a window encoding:
- a CDS encoding XdhC family protein encodes the protein MIEVTEALLALLRGGGRGALATVTRAAGSTPQQPGARLLLRPDGTLVGTVGGGAIEQVVVEALRACVRDGTPRVIARELGRDLGMCCGGRMEVFVEPIEGAPRLVIFGAGHVAKATAAIARTVGFAVTIVDDRDELNDEARFPGCLRVLAEPREARDRVAPTAHDWLLVVTHDHRLDEEALDLYSTLPHAYLGVIGSRRKVVRILRRIRARRGALPPLDRVYAPVGLRIGAVSPEEIAVSIVGELVALRHGERAGSHMRALEDAAIRRALESDEPLSDDET
- a CDS encoding DUF1254 domain-containing protein translates to MPLSIRRALRLGVRFARDALMDPHTARPEFEHEYPTSDAARSIYDDQDLQRAVQAYRFFYPTVSMEAIFHGSREAGVEDGKAIMVLAAGPRHVGFTVNSDTPYAACVLDLQSMGPTVIDLPPGPYVGMVDDHDHRWIGDIGIPGPDRGEGGRYLVLPRDYAGEIPRDHLVARSPTRRALLALRAIPGESGTEGAMEALRRVKIHPYARPDAPLDVIDVSNRDIDTSPLRWEDSLEYWRRLHAVLEQEPPREEFRPMYGLLAALGIERGRPFAPDRRMKRILEAATETGLDQMRVEGFAAGRPDLLVWPDRRWEWIGLTANPDFESPSHLDLQARDRWFVQAIGASPAMFRREPGGGSIYFLAAHDESGAYLDGANTYELRVPLPVPAGLFWSVTAYDSKTRSQVRTAQDVAVLSSLQRTFEPGPDGCAHLYFGPAAPAGGERSWIQTTPGTGFFLYMRIYGPEPASFDGAWKPSDLARVDRGPARARTISPAALRSISTPDSIESAIGHLRFHDGIPRSETAARLYDHLDFVHAQNAYLNGLQAVSAYAIRQGLHDVGVRDNDVLVFSRLMDSQSLFLTANCDTVYFWSTLDLSAGPLVLEIPPKTLGVIDDMWFRWVADVGTSGPDRGEGGRYLIVPQRYAGPLPEGGFYVFRARTDHALLLGRAFLEDDDPAPAAARIRRELKIHPYVAGGVGSSIGAYLRGEGPLGVLGAAARPPRFVEGTGLVMNTIPPNDESFFEMLDAVVQLEPAEALDPEIAGHAAAIGIMKGRPFRPDARMQRILSDAIVVANAAARTIAMRPRLAEGFRYYGEQSGWSNPLFVGGYEFLRPPPHITSEGVEQAPSAGARALDARTQMFYLATGITPAMCMRLENAGSQYLGSFYDADGDPFDGASTYELTLPRGIPAALFWSLTLYDNQTRSMLQTPQRFPRAGSQAHPSPAAVASEDGSVTVFFAPERPQGVPEGNWIQTVPGKGWFVLLRLYSPLRSFFDKTWRPGEIRHTTPRVSA